GCCAGAGCAGCCTATGCCTGAGACCACGCAAACGTCGTTCATACCCCAGCCCATGGTATCGATAGCGCGGATGAGCGCCTTTAGTATGACACCGTCGCCGCAGCCCCAGCACCAAAGAGTAGGCATTTTATCTGTTCGTAAATATTTATCATAATTAAAAGCCATAAATTTCTCCTATCTTCGCCTCAATCTCGCTTGGGCTTATCGGTCTGCCGTTTGCTTTTAGCAGTTTTGCAAAGTCATCTCTTAAGATGATCTTTGAAATTTCGCCGCTATATTGACCTAAATTTAGCTCACAGACTAAAATTTTCTTAAATTTATTTGATATCTCTTTTAGCTTCTTAGCTGGAGCTGGGAAAAGTGTGAGCGGCTTAAATAGCCCTACTTTTAGCCCTTTTTCACGTAAATTTAAGATCGCTTGCTTGACCGAAAGCGCCACGCTACCAAAGGCGATGATGCAAATTTCAGCATCATCAAGCATAAACTCTTCAAATTTCTCACACTCATCAGTGTGTAAATTTATCTTATTAAACAGCCTATTCATCGAGTATTCAACGATCTTGCCATCTTCAGTCGGAAAGCCAGTAGCGCCGTGATGAAGCCCAGTTATGTGGTAGTGATAGCCTTTAAAGAAAGGATTTAGCGTGGCTGGCTCATCAGGTGCCGCCTCGTAAGGTTTATACTCTTTTGGCTCGCCACTAAATTCTTTTCTTTTATAAATTTCTAACTCGCTGATCTCTGGCAAACGCACCCTTGCTTGCATGTGACCTATCGTCTCATCAAGTAGCAGCATAACTGGCGTCATAAACCTAGCTGCAAGATTAAACGCTCGAACCGTCTCAGTGTAGCACTCCTCTAGGCTACTAGGGGCTAAAACCATCATATTTACATCGCCGTGAGTTGGGTTCTTGGCCTGTAATATATCACCTTGCGCGACGCGGGTTGGTAGGCCAGTTGATGGGCCGCCGCGCATGACATTTACGATGACAAGCGGGATCTCAGCGATAAAGCCAAGGCCTATTTGCTCAGCCTTTAGTGAAATTCCAGGTCCTGAGCTAGCAGTCATTGCCTTAGCGCCACTCGCACTTGCGCCAAGAGAAACTGAAATCCCAGCTATCTCATCTTCCATTTGTATAAATGTGCCACCATGTTTTGGTAAAAGCACGCTTAGTTCATGGGCGATTTCGCTACTTGGAGTGATAGGATATCCGCCAAAGAAGTTACAGCCGCACTCGACCGCAGCCCTGGCTACTAGGGCATTTCCTGTTGATACCAGCTCTCTCATGCACTCTCTCCAAGCTTTGCAAATTTATTTGCCTTTACAGCCACAGCTCGCTCTTTGCTCTCAGGCGTTAGCTTTGCAAATTTAAAGCCTTTTTCAGCCACATAAATGGCAAAATCAGGGCAGTGAAGCTCACAGTCGCGACAGCCTATACATGAGTCAGCATAGACGACCTCTATCATCTTGCCAAGCACCGCCTTTGGCTCAAGTCTCATCGCTAGCACACCTGCTGGGCAGTAGCTCACGCAGACATCACAGGCTTTACACCTGCTCTCATCGACCCAAACAGGTACGTTTTCTTTTACTATCATCTATATTCCTAATCCAAATTTTCTTTTAAAAATTTAATGTTTTTTCTAATATCAGCTTCGCTTTTACTTAGCTGTTCTTGCTCACTTTCATTTATATTTAGCTCTAAAATTTCTTTTAAGCCCTCACGTCCAAGCCTTACTAGCCTGCCGCAACTTAGTTCATCATCAAGAAGTACACTAGCACTTAAAATTTCATCACTCTTGCCCATGATCGCTTCACACATTTTCACAACTGCAGCCGCTGGTGCGTAATATGCTGATGTGCCAAGAAGCTTAACGATCTTTGCGCCACCTGTGCTTGTCTCTTT
The DNA window shown above is from Campylobacter concisus and carries:
- a CDS encoding 4Fe-4S dicluster domain-containing protein codes for the protein MIVKENVPVWVDESRCKACDVCVSYCPAGVLAMRLEPKAVLGKMIEVVYADSCIGCRDCELHCPDFAIYVAEKGFKFAKLTPESKERAVAVKANKFAKLGESA
- a CDS encoding 2-oxoglutarate synthase subunit alpha; the encoded protein is MRELVSTGNALVARAAVECGCNFFGGYPITPSSEIAHELSVLLPKHGGTFIQMEDEIAGISVSLGASASGAKAMTASSGPGISLKAEQIGLGFIAEIPLVIVNVMRGGPSTGLPTRVAQGDILQAKNPTHGDVNMMVLAPSSLEECYTETVRAFNLAARFMTPVMLLLDETIGHMQARVRLPEISELEIYKRKEFSGEPKEYKPYEAAPDEPATLNPFFKGYHYHITGLHHGATGFPTEDGKIVEYSMNRLFNKINLHTDECEKFEEFMLDDAEICIIAFGSVALSVKQAILNLREKGLKVGLFKPLTLFPAPAKKLKEISNKFKKILVCELNLGQYSGEISKIILRDDFAKLLKANGRPISPSEIEAKIGEIYGF